The genome window GGTGTGTAAGGATGACCCGTGTACAGGAGGGGGGTGTGAGGATGACCCGTGTACAGGAGGGGGGTGTGAGGATGACCCGTGTACAGGAGGGGGGTGTGAGGATGACTCGTGTACAGGAGGGGGGTGTGAGGATGACCCGTGTACAGGAGGGGGGTGTGAGGATGACCCGCGTACAGGAGGGGGGGGTGAGGATGACCCGTGTACAGGAGGGGGGTGTGAGGATGACCCGTGTACAGGAGGGGGGGTGTGAGGATGACCCGTGTACAGGAGGGGGGGTGTGAGGATGACCCGTGTACAGGAGGGGGGGTGTGAGGATGACCCGTGTACAGGAGGGGGGTGTGAGGATGACCCGTGTACAGGAGGGGGGGTGTGAGGATGACCCGTGTACAGGAGGGGGGGTGTGAGGATGACCCGtgtacaggaggggggggggggtgaggatgacCCGTGTACAGGAGGGGGGTGTGAGGATGACCCGTGTACAGGAGGGGGGTGTGAGGATGACCCGTGTACAGGAGGGGGGTGTGAGGATGACccgtgtacaggaggggtggtgtgaggATGACCCGTGTACAGGAGGGGGGTGTGAGGATGACCCGTGTACAGGAGGGGGGGTGAGGATGACCCGtgtacaggaggggggggggtgaggatgacCCGTGTACAGGAGGGGGGGGTGAGGATGACCCGTGTACAGGAGGGGGGTGAGgatgacccatgtacaggaggggtgtgtGAGGATGACCCGTGGACAGGAGGGGGGTGTGAGGATGACCCGTGGACAGGAGGGGGGTGTGAGGATGACCCGTGTACAGGAGGGGGGGTGTGAGGATGACCCGTGTACAGGAGGGGGGTGTGAGGATGACCCGCGTACAGGAGGGGGGTGTGAGGATGACCCGCATACAGGAGGGGTGTGAGGATGACCCGtgtacaggaggggggggggtgaggatgacCCGTGTACAGGAGGGGGGTGAGgatgacccatgtacaggaggggtgtgtGAGGTTGACCCGTGTACAGGAGGGGGGGGTGTGAGGATGACCCGTGTACAGGAGGGGGGTGTGAGGATGACCCGCGTACAGGAGGGGGGTGTGAGGATGACccgtgtacaggggggggggggtgaggatgacCCGCATACAGGAGGGGTGTGAGGATGACCCGTGTACAGGAGGGGTGTGTGAGGATGACCCGcgtacaggaggggggggggtgaggatgacCCGcatacaggagggggggggggttggatgagGATGACCCGTGTACAGGAGGGGGGTGTGAGGATGACCCGTGTACAGGAGGGGGGTGTGAGGATGACCCGTGTACAGGAGGGGTGTGTGAGGATGACCCGtgtacaggaggggggggggggtgaggatgacCCGTGTACAGGAGGGGGGTGTGAGGATGACCCATGTGTCGGAGGATGACTTCTATTAACCCTTCCTGTTCTTTCAGACCACACATCAGTGGGAGGATTGGGAGACAGTTTTTACGAGTATCTCCTGAAGGCCTGGTTGGTGTCGGACCGGACTGACACTGAGGCCCGGAACATGTATGACAATGCTATAGAAGTGAGTACATTACACCGCAGTGTGAACACCCCCCCTATGTGGTGCCGTGCAGCCATGTTTACTATATCGTCATGATGTATGGTGCGGTATTATTCTCGTCTCTTCTAGGCCATTGAGAAGCATCTCATCCGGAAGTCTAATGGCGGCCTGACCTTCATTGGGGAGTGGAAGAACGGTCACCTGGAAAGGAAAATGGGGCATCTGACCTGTTTtgcagggggcatgttggccctCGGGGCAGATGGGTCCCCGGAGGACAAAGCCGGACATTACCTTCAGCTGGGCGCCGAGATCGCCCACACATGTCATGAGTCCTACGACCGGACAGGTGATTACCGGGGTATAAGGGGGAGGGGACAATGCCAGGGGACGGCCCTCTCTATGCTCACCACTAGTGGGCGCTCCTCACCTCATCCCTCACACTCACTTTTGGTCTTGTTGATTTTCTCAGTGCTGAAGCTCGGCCCTGAAGCGTTTAAGTTTGACGGTGGCGCCGAAGCCGTAGCCGTACGTCAGAACGAGAAATACTACATCCTGAGACCGGAGGTGATAGAGACCTACTGGTACATGTGGCGCTTCACCCACGACCCCAAATACCGCAACTGGGGCTGGGAAGCTGCTCAGGTGAGTCCTGCGCTCCGTTCTCCATCTGTCGCGCTGTTCTTCTTATCCatgctaaggccgggttcacaccacgtttgtgcaataccgtatggaaccgtattgaaaaccgtatggaaccgtattgaaaaccgtatggaaccgtattgaaaaccgtatggaaccgtattgaaaaccgtatggaactgtattgaaaaccgtatggaaccgtattgaaaaccgtatggaaccgtattgaaaaccgtatggaaccgtattgcaaaccgtatggaaccgtattgaaaaccgtatgcattgactcgccatttaaaaccgtacgccaaatgatgcatcaggttgtgtccgttttgcatcttgtacggttttgtcagttttttttcccgtacccaaaaccttagcctaccacggtttttggtccgggtgaaaaatcgtatggaaaccgtatatgttttttttaaacatgggagtcaatgggaaccgtacagaaccgtatgtgcgtacggttccacctggtttgcaccatacgtttttttttactcaaagtTTTTtaccttggaatttcaatcaaacaagtgaaactttattcataatggagtgaaaagttaaaaatgtatacgttttttttttttttcttaaaaatggatgcaaccggacattattTTTTCGAATCGTATAcgggttgaaggggtactctggggggaaaacttttttttttttttttaaatgaactggtgccagaaagttaaacagatttgtaaattacttctattaaaaaaaaccttaatcctttcagtacttatgagcttctgaagttaaggttgttcttttctgtctaagtgctctctgatgacacgtgtctcgggaaacgcccagtttagaagaggtttgctatggggattttcttctaaactgggcggttcccgagacacgtgtcatcagagagcacttagacagaaaagaacaactcaacttcagaagctcataagtactgaaaggattaagattttttaatagaagtaatttacaaatctgtttaactttctggagccagttgagatatatatatatatatatatatataacaaagttttttcctggataacccctttaatcctttcagtacgtattagcagctgtatgctacagaggaaattctttcttttttttttttttcttttttgtcatgtccacagtgctctctgctgacacctctgtccgtatcaggaactgtccataggttTACTATGagggttttctcctgctctggacagttcctgatacgggcatcaggtgtcagcagagagcactgtggtcaagacaaaaaagaaataaaaaaaataatagaatttcctctgtagcatacagctgctaataaatactggaagggtaaagatttttttcatagaagtaatttacaaatctgttttttaaactttttggtaacagttgatttaaaaaaaataaaaataaaatgttttccaccggagtaccccttttaataaagtttgtacacacgttttgatacagtttagtccggttttgattaatccgttttttatcaaaaaccggaaactgcattgcaaaaaacgtggtgtgaacccgaccTAAGTCAGTTGTGGCTTTGTCTCCCTCTACAGGCCATTGATAAGTACTGCAGAGTGAGCGGCGGCTTCTCAGGTCTGAAGGACGTGTACTCGTCTGCACCCGCGTACGATGACGTCCAGCAGAGCTTCTTCCTGGCCGAGACGCTGAAGTAAGTTAATTGTCTGTAGATCAGGGTCCGGGACTGGTGACGGCCAAAGAGAAATAGATATTTATACTATCTCTACTGTATAGACCAGACGGGACCCTCATCagtcatacagtatataccagtgtttcccaaccagtgtgcctccagctgttgcgaaactataactcccagcatgcccggacagccgaaggctgtccgggcatgctgggagttatagttttgcaacagctggaggcacactggttgggaaacactggtttatacaGTTGAAATtagaagtttacatacactataATGTTATATGATCTATATAAAAAGACACATATGATGTTTTTCCCACTATCCGACATGAAATCGGAATAAACCTCACCCGTTTTAGGTAAATTAGGATtaccaaaattatttatatttcccAAATGCCAGGATAATAAGGGAGAGAAttttttaaggcatttttattactttctgcaaAGTCAAAAGTTTTACAAACACTAGGATTActatggctttaaaggggtactccgctcctagacaccaaaggataagatggctgatcgcggggggacccctgcagcaccccagacatccggtgcacagagcgaacttcactttgtgccggatgactggcgaagcCTCGGGACGTCATGGTcaccgcccccctcaatgcaagtctatggaagggggcatgacatccgtcacgcccctttccatagacttgaatgacggggcacggccgtgacgtcacgaggctcTGGTGCTGCACCCTATGCTCTAAActaagcagggagatcgtgggggtccccagtggagggacctccgtgatcggacatcttatccccctatcctttgcattggggataagatgtctaggggcggagtaccccttttaaggataaCAAAGTCAATGTTTTGGAGCGGCCATCACAAAGCCCTGATCTCAATCCTATTGAAAATTTATGGGCAAAGCTGAAAAGGCGGGTGCAAGCAAGACGACCTACAAACATGGCTCAGTTACACCAGTTCTGTCTGGAGCAATGGGCCAGGATTCCTACCAACTATTGAGAGAGATACATGTGGAAGGATCCAAAACCATTGACCCAAGTCATACACTGTAAGGGCAAAGCTACCGAATACTAAGGAaatgtatgtaaacttttgactttGCAGAAAGTAATAAAATGCCTTAAAAAATTCTCTCTATCATTATTCTGACATTTGACAAATTTTAATGAGAAAAACATCATATGTGTCTTTTTATgtagtgtatgtaaacttctggttTTAACTGTATGTAATGTAaagtctagaacagtggtctccaacctgcggacctccagatgttgcaaaactacaactcccagcatgcccggacagccgttggctgtccgggcatgctgggagttgtagttttgcaacatctggaggtccgcaggttggagacctctgGTCTAGAAAAATAGAGAAATGGAGGAGCAACGTGTAGAAGACTTCTAGTCCAAAATGGGATTCTTAATCCACAATGGGTGCACAGCTCCGGGATCCGACCTATGATCCAGAGTCGAGCAATAAATCCTACAGAAGAAGTGGCCTCCACAGAGCATTCCTGAAAAAGGCGGAAGTctggagccgaaacgttgctgtatgTAAATAAGTGAATAAACGCCTCACTTCTTCACACCATTGGAATGGTGGAGTGCCGCTCCTTCTGTAGGATTtatatgtagtatatatgtaCAGCTATATACAGGCGCAACATACACAGAATGGCCCCAGATTAGATCCCACTAACCTGTGTGAATCCACATTACATGGAAAATCCAGGGTTTACATctctagagaaacatgtcctggtcagatggatccagatctctatggagaaacatggcctggtcagatggattcagatctctatagagaaacatgtcctggtcagatggacccagatctatagagaaacatgtcctggtcagatggatccagatctatatagagaaacatggtatggtcagatggatccagatctatatagagaaacatggcctggtcagatggatccagatctatagagaaacatgttctggtcagatggatccagatctctatggagaaacatggcctggtcagatggatccagatctctatagagaaacatgtcctggtcagatggatccagatctctatggagaaacatgtcctggtcagatggaaccagatctctatagagaaacatgtcctggtcagatggatccagatctccatagagaaacatggcctggtcagatggatccagatctatatagagaaacatggcctggtcagatggatccagatctatatagagaaacatgtcctggtcagatggatctagatctctatagagaaacatggcctggtcagatggatccagatctctgtggagaaacatgtcctggtcatatggatccagatctatagaaaaacatgtcctggtcagatggatccagatctatatagagaaacatggactggtcagatggatccagatctctattgagaaacatggcctggtcagatggatccagatctatagagaaacatggcctggtcagatggatccagatctctatagagaaacatgtcctggtcagatggatccagatctctatagagaaacatgtcctggtcagatggatccagatctctatgaaggaacatggcctggtcagatggatccagatctctatttagaaacatggcctggtcagatggatccagatctctatagagaaacatggcctggtcagatggatccagatctctatagagaaacatggcctggtcagatggatccagatctctattgagaaacatggcctggtcagatggatccagatctatagagaaacatggcctggtcagatgtatccagatctatatagagaaacatgtcctggtcagatggatccagatctctatagataaatatggcctggtcagatggatccagatctctatagagaaacaagacctggtcagatggatccagatctctatagagaaacatggcctggtcagatggatccagatctctatggagaaacatggcctggtcagatggatccagatctctatagagaaacatgtcctggtcagatggatccagatctctatagagaaacatggcctggtcagatggatccagatctatagagaaacatggcctggtcagatggatccagatctctatagagaaacatggcctggtcagatggatccagatctctatagagaaacatggcctggtcagatggatccagatctctatagagaaacatggcctggtcagatggatccagatctctattgagaaacatggcctggtcagatggatccagatc of Hyla sarda isolate aHylSar1 unplaced genomic scaffold, aHylSar1.hap1 scaffold_569, whole genome shotgun sequence contains these proteins:
- the LOC130340149 gene encoding mannosyl-oligosaccharide 1,2-alpha-mannosidase IB-like (The sequence of the model RefSeq protein was modified relative to this genomic sequence to represent the inferred CDS: added 91 bases not found in genome assembly) — encoded protein: MHIRKLLQKMDRPNGLYPNYLNPRTGRWGQHHTSVGGLGDSFYEYLLKAWLVSDRTDTEARNMYDNAIEAIEKHLIRKSNGGLTFIGEWKNGHLERKMGHLTCFAGGMLALGADGSPEDKAGHYLQLGAEIAHTCHESYDRTVLKLGPEAFKFDGGAEAVAVRQNEKYYILRPEVIETYWYMWRFTHDPKYRNWGWEAAQAIDKYCRVSGGFSGLKDVYSSAPAYDDVQQSFFLAETLKYLYLLFSSDDLLPLDNWVFNTEAHPLPVIRMANSTLPGNHVAR